Proteins encoded in a region of the Halorussus sp. MSC15.2 genome:
- the gfo6 gene encoding D-xylose 1-dehydrogenase Gfo6 gives MDGNDLSSFGRRDWQTESDLEPVRFAMVGLGWWTREEAIPVTEDSDWCETTVVVSGDRRKAEGVADGVESAEVALTYGEFHDGAATDVYDAVYVATPNAEHLAFVESAAEFGKAVLCEKPMEATSERARRMVESCEDADVPLMVAYRMHTEPAVRRACELVGEGAIGDPVLVHGSMSQNLLEMNPNPNQWRLDPDLSGPGTSVMDLGIYPLNTARFVLDADPVAVSAFARSDDEAFSDVPDEAATFQVRFDDGTLAACSASQRAAESSHLKVVGTEGEVNVEPAFFDRKPRQFALEVDGTRADVDYEQVDQMREEFDYFAHQLRTDGEILPDGRHGLVDMEAIEAVYESTEKGSVVELRGRGE, from the coding sequence ATGGACGGAAACGACCTCTCGTCGTTCGGACGCCGCGACTGGCAGACGGAATCGGACCTCGAACCCGTGCGATTCGCGATGGTCGGACTGGGGTGGTGGACACGCGAGGAGGCCATCCCCGTCACCGAGGACAGCGACTGGTGCGAGACGACCGTGGTCGTCAGCGGCGACCGCAGGAAGGCCGAGGGCGTGGCCGACGGCGTCGAGAGCGCCGAAGTCGCGCTCACCTACGGTGAGTTCCACGACGGCGCGGCCACCGACGTGTACGACGCGGTGTACGTCGCGACGCCGAACGCCGAGCACCTCGCGTTCGTCGAGTCGGCCGCCGAGTTCGGCAAGGCGGTCCTCTGCGAGAAACCGATGGAGGCGACTTCGGAGCGCGCCCGGCGGATGGTCGAGTCCTGCGAGGACGCCGACGTACCGCTGATGGTCGCCTACCGGATGCACACCGAACCCGCGGTCCGGCGGGCGTGCGAACTCGTCGGCGAGGGCGCTATCGGCGACCCCGTCCTCGTCCACGGGAGCATGTCCCAGAACCTGTTGGAGATGAATCCGAACCCGAACCAGTGGCGTCTCGACCCCGACCTCTCGGGACCCGGCACTTCGGTGATGGACCTCGGTATCTATCCGCTCAACACGGCGCGGTTCGTCCTCGACGCCGACCCCGTTGCGGTCTCGGCGTTCGCGCGCTCGGACGACGAGGCGTTCTCGGACGTGCCCGACGAGGCCGCCACCTTCCAAGTCCGATTCGACGACGGCACGCTAGCGGCCTGTTCCGCGAGTCAGCGCGCCGCCGAGTCGAGTCACCTGAAGGTCGTCGGGACCGAGGGCGAGGTGAACGTCGAACCCGCGTTCTTCGACCGTAAGCCCCGGCAGTTCGCGCTCGAAGTCGATGGCACTCGGGCCGACGTGGACTACGAACAGGTAGACCAGATGCGCGAGGAGTTCGACTACTTCGCCCACCAACTCCGGACGGACGGCGAGATTCTCCCCGACGGTCGGCACGGACTCGTAGACATGGAGGCGATAGAGGCGGTCTACGAGAGCACGGAGAAGGGGTCGGTGGTGGAGCTACGGGGGCGCGGCGAGTAG
- a CDS encoding alpha-amylase domain-containing protein, which produces MERSTTEDGPSRRNVLKGIGALGAAAAGASLTAGNASALGSGAMYQYYHTDWATIESDLSTIASRGYDAIQVPPAQFSRVYKHEREYTGEKYDPPLGYQPIDLLNFDSEFGTESEYRSMVDEAHSQGLDVVADAVVNHMAAGGDAFERTVTLDDIPQFGSDDFHPECSIDYSSDYSVEGCWLVGLRDLKQESSYVRGELKKYVDKYRNIGVDGIRWDAAKHVPESFFADYANQWASDLYTVGEVIPESYDGKSKLDYLQGYADTGMSVTDYTLYHVMKNEVFYGPGGDMSRLAGAGFVNRDPYNALTFAGNHDSPDPAQSLLAHAFILTYEGYPRVYSEDYGVGDDSIGNLLWIRNNLAGGTAYDRVTDADVYAFERYNNLLVAINNSTSWQTRTAYTSWRNQDLNDYTGEQNSRADGNGNVEVSVPPEGYVALAP; this is translated from the coding sequence ATGGAACGAAGTACCACCGAGGACGGACCCTCGCGGAGGAACGTGTTGAAGGGAATCGGCGCGCTGGGCGCGGCCGCCGCGGGCGCGTCGCTGACCGCCGGCAACGCGAGCGCACTCGGTTCGGGCGCGATGTACCAATACTACCACACCGACTGGGCGACCATCGAGAGCGACCTCTCGACGATTGCCAGTCGAGGCTACGACGCGATACAGGTTCCGCCCGCGCAGTTCAGTCGGGTCTACAAGCACGAACGGGAGTACACGGGCGAGAAGTACGACCCGCCGCTGGGCTACCAGCCCATCGACCTGCTGAACTTCGACAGCGAGTTCGGGACCGAGTCGGAGTACCGGTCGATGGTGGACGAGGCCCACAGTCAGGGACTGGACGTCGTCGCCGACGCCGTCGTCAACCACATGGCCGCGGGCGGCGACGCCTTCGAGCGGACGGTGACGCTCGACGACATCCCGCAGTTCGGCAGCGACGACTTCCACCCGGAGTGCAGCATCGACTACTCCAGCGACTACTCGGTCGAGGGGTGCTGGCTCGTCGGCCTGCGCGACCTGAAACAGGAGTCGTCGTACGTCCGCGGCGAACTGAAGAAGTACGTGGACAAGTACCGTAATATCGGCGTGGACGGTATCCGCTGGGACGCCGCCAAGCACGTCCCCGAGTCGTTCTTCGCCGACTACGCCAACCAGTGGGCGAGCGACCTCTACACGGTGGGCGAGGTCATCCCCGAATCGTACGACGGCAAGTCGAAACTGGACTACCTGCAGGGGTACGCCGACACCGGGATGTCGGTCACCGACTACACGCTCTACCACGTGATGAAGAACGAGGTGTTCTACGGTCCCGGCGGCGACATGAGCAGGTTGGCCGGGGCGGGGTTCGTCAACCGCGACCCGTACAACGCGCTGACCTTCGCGGGCAACCACGACAGTCCCGACCCCGCCCAGTCGCTGCTCGCACACGCGTTCATCCTGACCTACGAGGGGTACCCGCGCGTCTACAGCGAGGACTACGGCGTCGGCGACGACTCCATTGGGAACCTGCTGTGGATTCGGAACAACCTCGCCGGCGGCACGGCCTACGACCGCGTGACCGACGCCGACGTCTACGCCTTCGAGCGGTACAACAACCTGCTGGTCGCCATCAACAACTCCACGAGCTGGCAGACCCGCACGGCCTACACTAGCTGGCGGAATCAGGACCTCAACGACTACACCGGCGAACAGAACAGTCGCGCCGACGGGAACGGAAACGTCGAGGTGTCCGTCCCGCCCGAGGGGTACGTCGCGCTCGCACCGTAG
- a CDS encoding NAD(P)/FAD-dependent oxidoreductase gives MPHETYDVLIVGGGVAGRSAGVFTARHGYDTVVLDAGGSILRRNAALENYPGFPAGVDARLLLEMMREQGERAGCEYKETEVTGVEATDDGFVTETADGDRYRSRYVVAATKNATDYLEPLDVELRERGKTFVETDEKGRTTVDGLYAAGRLAGKPHQAVVAAGHGAEVAVTLLEDDDRPFYHDWVAPEGYFTGRGREVPPGCEEIDEDERERREAESLSAMREYFGEPYSDEPETHPSVESDDE, from the coding sequence ATGCCACACGAGACGTACGACGTGCTTATCGTCGGCGGCGGCGTCGCGGGCCGCTCGGCGGGCGTATTCACCGCGCGACACGGATACGACACGGTCGTCCTCGACGCCGGCGGGTCGATTCTCCGGCGGAACGCCGCGCTGGAGAACTACCCCGGCTTCCCCGCGGGCGTGGACGCCCGACTGTTGCTGGAGATGATGCGCGAGCAGGGCGAGCGCGCCGGTTGTGAATACAAGGAGACCGAAGTCACCGGGGTCGAGGCGACGGACGACGGGTTCGTGACCGAGACGGCCGACGGCGACCGCTACCGGTCGCGGTACGTCGTCGCCGCGACCAAGAACGCGACAGACTACCTCGAACCGCTCGACGTGGAACTGAGAGAGCGCGGGAAGACGTTCGTGGAGACCGACGAGAAGGGACGGACCACCGTCGACGGTCTCTACGCCGCGGGGCGACTCGCCGGGAAACCGCATCAGGCCGTCGTCGCCGCCGGGCACGGGGCCGAAGTCGCGGTGACGCTGCTCGAAGACGACGACCGACCCTTCTACCACGACTGGGTCGCTCCGGAGGGGTACTTCACGGGTCGCGGCCGAGAGGTGCCGCCCGGGTGTGAAGAAATCGACGAGGACGAGCGCGAACGCCGTGAGGCGGAGTCGCTCTCGGCGATGCGCGAGTACTTCGGCGAACCCTACTCGGACGAACCGGAGACGCACCCGAGCGTGGAGAGCGACGACGAGTAG
- a CDS encoding amino acid permease yields the protein MTDQELARDLGFLEAYTIGLGTMIGAGIFVLPSIAAKAAGPASMISFAIGGIVSLLAALSLSELATGMPKAGGSYYYVNRSLGSFFGSIVGWGMWAGLMFASAFYMLGFGQYLTYFVPMGSTGVAIAALVMAAILTGVNYRGVKETGALQNVIVLALVGLIIVFIAFGVLNVDMETLDPFNPNGWPAVAATAGTVYVTFIGFEVIATSAEEIKNPSRNLPLSMIAAVVTPTLMYVLVMFVSTGTLSIDALATSNIPVARVAEQFLGEIGAVAMVVGAVLATVSSANASILSAARVNFAMGRDKILTNWLNQVHERFRTPYRAIVATGAVILALIASGVPIGTLAEVASFSYLVTYALVHVAVVVMRRADPDDYDPAFQIPSVLYPVVPVVGMLGCLAVLAQMSVSLEPFTLAFGGFGVTLPFALTPVGAIGVAIVLVGVLWYYGYASDRAPSKSLVGEAIAPEPTTAADGKGNYRVVVPVANPDTERDLLWLAAANAHAHEDEHAEIIAVNVIEVPQQTSLSQDLEFENERVKRQQELLDAAQNIAEDLDIGLRTRAIVGRDVGDVVLDVVEEERADHVLMGWKGSRSAREHILGSNIDQVVQHAPCEVTLAKLATTERQDVVRDVVALAGEGPHAPVAARRGAELVDTSPGEGSLTLLNAQRPDDEEDPRERGEAVIADVAERAGIEYVDYESEVVVGDDIEQTLLDAVAAYDTVCVGATRSGSVSQALFGSIPETIGERVDATVAMVRGPKETARSVREGVIDRLNS from the coding sequence ATGACCGACCAAGAACTCGCCCGCGACCTCGGTTTCCTCGAAGCGTACACCATCGGTCTGGGCACGATGATAGGGGCGGGCATCTTCGTCCTGCCGAGCATCGCGGCCAAGGCGGCGGGTCCCGCGAGCATGATTTCGTTCGCCATCGGCGGTATCGTCTCACTGCTCGCCGCGCTCTCGCTGTCGGAACTCGCCACGGGGATGCCGAAGGCCGGCGGAAGCTACTACTACGTCAACCGGTCGCTCGGGAGTTTCTTCGGGAGCATCGTCGGATGGGGCATGTGGGCCGGACTGATGTTCGCGTCGGCGTTCTACATGCTCGGGTTCGGCCAGTACCTCACGTACTTCGTCCCGATGGGTTCGACCGGCGTGGCCATCGCGGCGCTCGTCATGGCGGCCATCCTGACCGGCGTCAACTACCGGGGCGTCAAGGAGACCGGTGCGCTCCAGAACGTCATCGTTCTCGCGTTGGTCGGTCTCATCATCGTCTTCATCGCGTTCGGCGTCCTGAACGTGGACATGGAGACGCTCGACCCGTTCAACCCCAACGGTTGGCCCGCAGTCGCGGCCACCGCCGGGACGGTGTACGTCACGTTCATCGGGTTCGAGGTCATCGCCACCAGCGCGGAGGAGATAAAGAACCCGAGTCGGAACCTCCCGCTGTCGATGATAGCGGCGGTCGTCACGCCGACGCTGATGTACGTGCTGGTGATGTTCGTCAGCACCGGCACCCTCTCCATCGACGCGCTCGCCACCTCGAACATTCCGGTCGCCCGCGTGGCCGAACAGTTCCTCGGCGAAATCGGCGCGGTCGCGATGGTCGTCGGGGCGGTCCTCGCCACGGTGTCCAGCGCGAACGCCTCCATCCTGTCGGCGGCGCGCGTCAACTTCGCGATGGGCCGGGACAAGATTCTCACCAACTGGCTCAATCAGGTCCACGAGCGCTTCCGCACGCCGTACCGCGCCATCGTCGCCACCGGCGCGGTCATCCTCGCGCTCATCGCCAGCGGCGTCCCCATCGGGACGCTCGCGGAGGTCGCCTCCTTCTCGTATCTCGTCACGTACGCGCTGGTCCACGTCGCGGTCGTCGTGATGCGGCGGGCCGACCCGGACGACTACGACCCGGCGTTCCAGATTCCGAGCGTCCTCTACCCGGTCGTCCCCGTGGTCGGGATGCTCGGCTGTCTCGCCGTCCTCGCGCAGATGTCGGTCTCGCTCGAACCGTTCACGCTGGCGTTCGGCGGTTTCGGCGTCACGCTCCCGTTCGCGCTGACGCCCGTCGGTGCCATCGGCGTCGCCATCGTGTTGGTCGGGGTCCTCTGGTACTACGGGTACGCGAGCGACCGCGCTCCGAGCAAGAGCCTCGTCGGCGAGGCCATCGCGCCGGAACCGACGACCGCCGCCGACGGCAAAGGCAACTATCGGGTCGTCGTCCCCGTCGCCAACCCCGATACCGAGCGCGACCTGCTCTGGTTGGCGGCCGCGAACGCCCACGCCCACGAGGACGAACACGCCGAAATCATCGCGGTCAACGTCATCGAAGTGCCCCAGCAGACGTCGCTGTCGCAGGACCTCGAGTTCGAGAACGAGCGCGTCAAGCGCCAGCAGGAACTACTCGACGCCGCCCAGAACATCGCCGAGGACCTCGACATCGGTCTCCGGACGCGAGCGATAGTCGGCCGCGACGTCGGTGACGTCGTTCTCGACGTCGTCGAGGAGGAGCGGGCCGACCACGTGCTGATGGGTTGGAAGGGGTCCCGGAGCGCCCGGGAACACATCCTCGGGTCGAACATCGACCAAGTCGTCCAGCACGCGCCCTGCGAGGTGACGCTGGCGAAACTGGCGACGACCGAGCGCCAAGACGTGGTGCGGGACGTCGTCGCGCTCGCCGGTGAAGGCCCGCACGCTCCGGTCGCCGCTCGTCGCGGCGCGGAACTGGTCGATACCAGTCCGGGAGAGGGGTCGCTCACCCTGCTCAACGCCCAGCGTCCGGACGACGAGGAGGACCCGCGCGAGCGCGGCGAAGCCGTCATCGCGGACGTCGCCGAGCGCGCCGGTATCGAGTACGTGGACTACGAGAGCGAAGTCGTCGTGGGCGACGATATCGAGCAGACGCTGCTCGACGCGGTCGCCGCGTACGACACGGTCTGCGTCGGTGCGACGCGCTCGGGGTCGGTCTCCCAAGCGCTGTTCGGGTCGATTCCGGAGACGATAGGCGAGCGAGTGGACGCCACCGTCGCGATGGTTCGCGGGCCGAAAGAGACGGCAAGAAGCGTCCGCGAAGGCGTGATAGACCGCTTGAACTCCTAA
- a CDS encoding universal stress protein: MTDTLLQRIVLPVASEEDAEATCEQVLPRLRDGGGEVLAVHVVEKAGGAPDKASVEQREEAARDIFAVVGETLAADGIDLETRILYGTDVAETILDAADEFDASAVVFTPRGGSRWLKLLTSDTTTGLVQNADRPVVVLPDEAEANG, encoded by the coding sequence ATGACGGACACACTACTACAACGAATCGTCCTGCCGGTCGCGTCGGAGGAGGACGCCGAGGCGACCTGCGAGCAGGTGCTTCCTCGACTCCGAGACGGCGGCGGTGAGGTACTGGCCGTCCACGTCGTCGAGAAGGCCGGTGGAGCGCCCGATAAGGCCTCCGTCGAACAGCGCGAGGAGGCGGCGCGCGACATCTTCGCGGTCGTCGGGGAGACCCTCGCGGCGGACGGAATCGACCTCGAAACGCGAATCCTCTACGGCACCGACGTCGCCGAGACGATACTCGACGCGGCCGACGAGTTCGACGCGTCGGCCGTCGTCTTCACCCCTCGAGGCGGCAGTCGGTGGCTCAAACTCCTGACGAGCGACACGACGACTGGTCTCGTCCAGAACGCCGACCGACCGGTCGTCGTCCTGCCGGACGAGGCGGAGGCGAACGGATGA
- a CDS encoding winged helix-turn-helix transcriptional regulator, which produces MSVRLDEIDKRILYHLARDARGISAPDIAAEVNVSAGTIRNRIQQLEAEGVIEGYHVRIDYERAERRLTNLFICSTDVPDRERIAKQVADIPGVIGVRELMTGRGNLHVTAVGEDMADLSRVARDLAALGIDIEEENLIQQEYRGPYDAFGPQDGPEGHSITDFMNLSGGAEVVELTVTQSAPIAGLTLQEANERGIIDSEALIISIERDEQMLTPKGDTKMNPDDVVTLFSRTGIDDETISAFSER; this is translated from the coding sequence ATGAGCGTTCGCTTGGACGAGATAGACAAGCGCATCCTCTATCACCTCGCTCGGGACGCACGCGGTATCTCGGCCCCGGACATCGCGGCGGAGGTCAACGTCTCGGCGGGTACGATACGGAACCGAATCCAGCAACTCGAAGCGGAGGGCGTGATAGAGGGGTATCACGTTCGTATCGACTACGAGCGCGCGGAGCGTCGGCTGACGAACCTCTTCATCTGTTCGACCGACGTTCCCGACCGCGAACGCATCGCCAAACAGGTCGCGGACATCCCCGGCGTCATCGGCGTCCGCGAACTGATGACGGGACGGGGGAACCTCCACGTGACCGCCGTCGGCGAGGACATGGCGGACCTCTCGCGCGTCGCGCGCGACCTCGCCGCCCTCGGCATCGACATCGAGGAGGAGAACCTGATTCAGCAGGAGTACCGCGGCCCCTACGACGCGTTCGGTCCGCAGGACGGACCCGAGGGCCACTCCATCACCGACTTCATGAACCTCTCGGGCGGTGCGGAGGTGGTGGAACTCACCGTGACCCAGTCGGCCCCGATAGCCGGACTCACCCTTCAGGAGGCGAACGAGCGAGGTATCATCGATTCGGAGGCACTCATCATCTCGATAGAGCGTGACGAGCAGATGCTGACGCCGAAGGGAGACACCAAGATGAACCCCGACGACGTGGTGACGCTCTTCTCGCGGACCGGCATCGACGACGAGACGATTTCGGCGTTCAGCGAGCGGTAA
- a CDS encoding TrkH family potassium uptake protein gives MNAQFETIGRDLGRMLQALAVLTFVSLAIPLVWGEYYAIPPMVVSGGVPLALGWLLTERYADADDPGKLHGMTIAASGWFLVALFGSLPFLLVAWTVHFDPGVLGAPDLTGRAASTLAAFRNPLNAFFESMSGFTGTGLTMTDDESSLPHTLQWWRSFIEWVGGVGVIVLTTAILARPGSGSLTLYESEARSEKIHPSIVSTVRTIWWIFLLFTFVSILLLWLAGMPMWDAINHAMTGLATGGFSITDNSIATYDSVAIDFALLPVMVLGSIAFPVHYLVLQGDLRNLYRDLQTRWVFLYFAAGTVGLTAMLYANGVYDPGSMTLGAVTLNGTLASLFQAFRYGAFQFVSAASCTGFQTAGSLGTDWSAQSQLLVSAGMVVGAAAGSTVGGIKLVRAITLVEGTRFRIQDVFYPPSAIRTFSLDGRDLSETEASKEFEEAAIITFLWFVFLALGAFVLLVVLPVGGTDGFTLENVLFEVASAQGNVGLSSGITGPAMPTPAKVMFLFNMWIGRLEIIPVLVLLRGAFTRFGGYK, from the coding sequence ATGAACGCTCAGTTCGAGACAATCGGCCGCGACCTCGGACGGATGCTACAGGCGCTGGCAGTGCTCACGTTCGTCTCGCTCGCGATTCCGCTCGTCTGGGGCGAGTACTACGCGATACCGCCGATGGTGGTCTCCGGAGGAGTCCCCCTCGCGCTCGGGTGGCTACTCACGGAGCGATACGCCGACGCCGACGACCCCGGAAAGCTCCACGGGATGACCATCGCGGCGTCGGGGTGGTTCCTCGTCGCGCTGTTCGGGTCGCTCCCGTTCCTGCTCGTCGCGTGGACGGTCCACTTCGACCCGGGAGTGCTCGGTGCCCCAGACTTGACCGGGCGGGCGGCCTCGACGCTCGCGGCGTTCCGCAACCCGCTCAACGCGTTCTTCGAGTCGATGTCGGGGTTCACCGGAACGGGGTTGACGATGACCGACGACGAGAGTTCGCTGCCCCACACGCTCCAGTGGTGGCGGTCGTTCATCGAGTGGGTCGGCGGGGTCGGCGTCATCGTCCTCACGACGGCCATCCTCGCCCGGCCCGGCAGCGGGTCGCTCACCCTCTACGAGAGCGAGGCCCGGTCGGAGAAGATTCACCCCAGCATCGTCTCGACGGTTCGCACGATATGGTGGATTTTCCTGCTGTTCACGTTCGTCTCCATCCTCCTACTGTGGCTGGCCGGGATGCCGATGTGGGACGCCATCAACCACGCGATGACGGGTCTCGCCACCGGCGGGTTCTCCATCACGGACAACAGCATCGCCACCTACGACAGCGTCGCCATCGACTTCGCGCTGCTGCCCGTCATGGTCCTCGGGAGCATCGCGTTCCCGGTTCACTACCTCGTCCTGCAGGGCGACCTACGGAACCTCTATCGGGACCTCCAGACGCGGTGGGTGTTCCTCTACTTCGCCGCCGGGACGGTCGGTCTCACCGCGATGCTGTACGCCAACGGCGTGTACGACCCCGGGTCGATGACGCTCGGTGCCGTCACGCTGAACGGGACCCTCGCGTCGCTGTTTCAGGCGTTCCGATACGGAGCGTTCCAGTTCGTGTCGGCGGCCTCCTGCACCGGGTTCCAGACCGCGGGGTCGCTCGGGACCGACTGGTCGGCCCAGTCGCAACTGCTCGTCTCCGCCGGGATGGTCGTCGGTGCGGCCGCCGGGTCGACCGTCGGCGGCATCAAACTCGTCCGCGCGATTACGCTGGTCGAGGGGACGAGGTTCCGAATTCAGGACGTCTTCTATCCGCCTTCCGCGATTCGGACGTTCAGCCTCGACGGTCGGGACCTCTCGGAGACGGAGGCGTCCAAGGAGTTCGAGGAGGCGGCCATCATCACGTTCCTCTGGTTCGTGTTCCTCGCGCTGGGGGCGTTCGTTCTGCTGGTCGTGCTTCCGGTCGGCGGAACGGACGGGTTCACGCTGGAGAACGTCCTGTTCGAGGTTGCGAGCGCACAGGGGAACGTCGGCCTGTCGTCGGGCATCACGGGACCGGCCATGCCGACGCCCGCCAAGGTGATGTTCCTGTTCAACATGTGGATTGGACGACTCGAAATCATCCCGGTGTTGGTGTTGCTCCGGGGCGCGTTCACTCGATTTGGAGGGTACAAATGA
- a CDS encoding TrkA family potassium uptake protein, whose product MYLIIVGAGDIGSPLIELASRESHDVVVVERDEEVATDVSQNYDCLVLNRDATTMDALEEAGGDRADAIISTTESDATNVMVMLLARELEIPSQVSVVHDPEHMNLFRQLGVNVLENPEQLIAEYLYRAVQRPSVKDFMHLSGDAEIFEITVGEDSAITGQSLAAADQNDVLPDDVRVVAIERNQSVLLPQGDTEIRSGDLVTVFSKRGVDSEIIETFVGEATPPSAVS is encoded by the coding sequence ATGTACTTAATTATCGTCGGCGCAGGCGATATCGGCTCTCCGCTCATCGAACTCGCCAGTAGGGAGAGCCACGACGTCGTCGTCGTCGAGCGCGACGAGGAGGTAGCCACCGACGTCTCCCAGAACTACGACTGCCTCGTGCTGAACAGGGACGCGACGACGATGGACGCGCTCGAGGAGGCGGGCGGCGACCGTGCGGACGCCATCATCAGCACGACCGAGTCCGACGCGACGAACGTCATGGTGATGTTACTGGCTCGGGAACTCGAAATCCCCTCGCAGGTGTCGGTCGTCCACGACCCCGAGCACATGAACCTCTTCCGACAGTTGGGCGTCAACGTCCTCGAAAATCCTGAACAACTCATCGCGGAGTACCTCTACCGGGCGGTCCAGCGACCCTCCGTCAAGGACTTCATGCACCTCTCGGGCGACGCGGAGATATTCGAGATTACCGTGGGCGAGGACAGCGCCATCACAGGGCAGAGTCTCGCCGCCGCCGACCAGAACGACGTTCTGCCGGACGACGTCCGGGTCGTCGCCATCGAGCGCAATCAGTCGGTCCTGCTTCCGCAGGGCGACACCGAAATTCGGAGCGGCGACCTCGTGACGGTGTTCTCGAAGCGCGGGGTCGACTCCGAGATAATCGAGACGTTCGTCGGGGAAGCGACACCGCCGTCCGCGGTCAGTTGA
- a CDS encoding co-chaperone YbbN: MNDQNATTADKPVHLRDADELDAFVADNDLALVDFYTKGCSLCQAIEPVVGNVARATDAAVGMLNPRDDLSLVEAYDVRSVPTLLLFEDGELVGRMAEGFRGTEAVVEFVESRGDSQ; this comes from the coding sequence GTGAACGACCAGAACGCAACGACCGCGGACAAGCCGGTCCACCTCCGCGACGCCGACGAACTCGACGCCTTCGTCGCGGACAACGACCTCGCGCTGGTGGACTTCTACACCAAGGGCTGTTCGCTCTGTCAGGCCATCGAACCGGTCGTCGGGAACGTGGCTCGCGCGACCGACGCCGCCGTGGGGATGCTGAACCCCCGCGACGACCTGTCGCTCGTCGAGGCGTACGACGTTCGGAGCGTCCCGACCCTGCTCCTGTTCGAGGACGGCGAACTCGTCGGGCGGATGGCGGAGGGGTTTCGAGGGACCGAGGCAGTGGTCGAGTTCGTGGAATCGAGGGGCGACTCGCAGTAG